Proteins from one Lagopus muta isolate bLagMut1 chromosome W, bLagMut1 primary, whole genome shotgun sequence genomic window:
- the LOC125686460 gene encoding kinesin-like protein KIF18A isoform X1 gives MKCGGKIQLLGLKEPWKQRRESMSAAKEDDVCSHVKVVVRVRPETQKEKDGNFAKVVHVVDQHILVFDPKEEEFSFFHGKKLTHRDINKRTKKDLKFVFDAVFAENSTQLEVFEHTTKGVLDGFLNGYNCTVLAYGATGAGKTHTMLGSPEDPGVMYLTMMALYNCMDQIKEEKICNVAVSYLEVYNEQIRDLLVNSGPLAVREDAQKGVVVQGLTLHQPKSAEEILQMLDYGNKNRTQHPTDVNASSSRSHAVFQIYLRQQDKIASISQNVCIAKMSLIDLAGSERASATNAKGARFREGANINRSLLALGNIFNALADPKSKKQHIPYRNSKLTRLLKDSLGGNCRTIMVAAVSPSFMFYDDTYNTLKYANRAKDIKSSLKSNVVSLDSHISQYVKICNEQKKEIMMLKEKLRTYKEKASIHRSQDSSVISNHQQVEIQRYKEVLKNVFANREEIREEYLKLEMQLKVSTLKAYYQKQYHEQTQLICSEERIEKATCKRDHMLARLRTYCAHVQKKKEEKMEHFEENTNWLHRVETKMRLLDQGGCIPKELHEDLQCCHLNLEVKDLKAQIEHMLSLLSFQDQHYKQMEKVLNALLPVLRKQYLTLKEAGLTNTLTEAEFGEVEQLIQRQKSVVWADQTGDDEQKENRELDVSAIFAFPQLVNKQKTPCCSTSGTPSQEAKRNTQLVEFAVTPRKQTRRKLMDSPVKTPSSAASKHFSLCHLEDSLSKEVRPIVYTPESCRKPMQSSCSQTVVKQALHLTGLQETNECNTGFQLRKPSITDSVCDVILDCDEDRMDSTVILGEETSETNAISIDSSAKESQPCSDRILQRFGLSSLKNKNPASVLEKPSYMAMISAAERKRKVLR, from the exons atgaaatgtggag GGAAGATTCAGCTGCTTGGTCTGAAGGAGCCctggaagcagagaagagagagcatGTCTGCTGCTAAAGAAGATGATGTCTGTAGCCACGTGAAAGTGGTTGTCCGCGTCCGTCCAGaaactcaaaaggaaaaagatggcAACTTTGCTAAAGTTGTTCATGTTGTTGACCAGCATATATTGGTGTTTGatccaaaggaagaagaatttaGCTTTTTTCATGGAAAGAAACTGACCCACAGGGATAttaataaaagaacaaagaaagaccttaaatttgtttttgatgctgtttttgcTGAAAATTCAACCCAGTTGGAAGTTTTTGAGCATACAACCAAAGGTGTACTTGATGGCTTCTTAAATGGATATAATTGCACAG TGCTAGCATATGGTGCAACAGGAGCTGGAAAGACTCATACAATGTTAGGCTCCCCTGAAGATCCTGGAGTGATGTATTTAACCATGATGGCACTTTATAATTGCATGGatcaaataaaagaagaaaaaatatgcaatgTTGCTGTGTCTTATTTAGAG GTGTACAATGAACAGATCCGTGATCTTCTGGTCAACTCAGGACCGCTGGCTGTTCGGGAAGATGCTCAGAAAGGGGTGGTGGTTCAAGGGCTAACATTACATCAG ccaaaatcAGCAGAGGAAATCCTTCAAATGTTGGATTAtgggaataaaaacagaacacaacatCCCACAGATGTGAATGCCTCCTCTTCTCGTTCCCATGCAGTCTTCCAG ATTTACTTAAGACAGCAAGACAAGATAGCTAGCATTAGTCAAAATGTTTGCATCGCCAAAATGTCCCTCATTGACCTCGCAGGATCTGAACGTGCCAGTGCTACAAATGCTAAGGGAGCTCGTTTTAGAGAAGGAGCAAACATTAACCGCTCCCTGCTAGCTCTTGGAAATATCTTTAATGCCTTGGCAGATCCTAAG AGCAAGAAACAGCACATTCCTTATCGAAACAGCAAGCTCACTCGTTTGTTGAAAGATTCCCTTGGAGGAAATTGCCGAACAATAATGGTAGCTGCTGTTAGTCCATCCTTTATGTTTTATGATGATACCTATAATACTCTTAAATATGCAAACCGAGCAAAGGATATCAAGTCTTCC TTGAAGAGTAATGTTGTTAGTTTGGACAGCCACATAAGCCAATATGTTAAaatctgcaatgaacagaagaaagag ATCATGATGCTGAAGGAGAAATTGCgaacatacaaagaaaaagcaagcatcCATCGAAGCCAGGAttcttctgtaatttcaaaCCATCAGCAAGTGGAAATACAAAG ATACAAAGAAgttcttaaaaatgtgtttgcaaACCGTGAGGAAATCAGAGAAGAATACCTGAagctggaaatgcagctgaaaGTCAGTACACTGAAGGCTTATTATCAGAAACAGTATCATGAACAAACTCAACTGATATGCTCTGAAGAAAGAATAGAGAAG GCCACTTGCAAGCGGGATCATATGCTTGCAAGGCTTAGAACCTACTGTGCACAtgtacagaagaagaaagaggagaagatgGAACATTTTGAGGAAAATACCAATTGGCTGCATCGCGTTGAAACCAAAATGCGCCTCCTGGATCAAGGTGGCTGTATTCCAAAG GAACTGCATGAAGATCTTCAGTGTTGCCATTTAAACCTAGAAGTTAAGGACCTGAAAGCCCAGATTGAGCACATGCTGTCTCTATTGTCCTTTCAAGATCAGCACTATAAGCAGATGGAAAA AGTTCTAAATGCTTTGCTTCCAGTTCTTCGCAAGCAGTATCTGACTTTGAAAGAAGCTGGGTTGACAAATACTTTAACTGAGGCTGAATTTGGAGAGGTAGAACAGCTgattcaaagacaaaaatcagtaGTTTGGGCTGACCAGACTGGGGATgatgaacagaaggaaaaccgTGAGCTAGACGTGTCAGCTATCTTTGCATTCCCACAACTTGTGAACAAGCAGAAGACCCCATGCT GTTCAACTTCTGGCACACCATCACAAGAAGCGAAGAGAAATACGCAACTAGTAGAATTTGCAGTAACACCACGGAAACAAACTAGACGAAAGCTAATGGATTCTCCAGTCAAAACTCCGAGTTCTGCTGCATCCAAGCACTTCAGCCTCTGTCATTTGGAGGATTCTCTCAGCAAGGAAGTTCGACCTATTGTATATACACCAGAATCTTGCAGAAAACcaatgcaaagcagctgttcACAGACTGTGGTAAAACAAGCATTACACCTGACAGGCCTTCAGGAAACAAATGAATGTAATACAGGTTTTCAGCTGAGAAAGCCCAGTATTACAGACTCTGTGTGTGATGTTATCCTAGACTGTGATGAAGATAGAATGGACTCAACAGTAATTCTCGGTGAAGAAACAagtgaaacaaatgcaatttcTATTGACTCATCTGCAAAGGAGTCACAACCATGCAGCGATAGAATTCTTCAaag GTTTGGtctttcttccttgaaaaacaaaaatcctgctTCAGTACTTGAGAAGCCCTCGTATATGGCAATGATTTCAGCTGCTGAGAGAAAACGGAAGGTATTAAGGTAA
- the LOC125686460 gene encoding kinesin-like protein KIF18A isoform X2: protein MSAAKEDDVCSHVKVVVRVRPETQKEKDGNFAKVVHVVDQHILVFDPKEEEFSFFHGKKLTHRDINKRTKKDLKFVFDAVFAENSTQLEVFEHTTKGVLDGFLNGYNCTVLAYGATGAGKTHTMLGSPEDPGVMYLTMMALYNCMDQIKEEKICNVAVSYLEVYNEQIRDLLVNSGPLAVREDAQKGVVVQGLTLHQPKSAEEILQMLDYGNKNRTQHPTDVNASSSRSHAVFQIYLRQQDKIASISQNVCIAKMSLIDLAGSERASATNAKGARFREGANINRSLLALGNIFNALADPKSKKQHIPYRNSKLTRLLKDSLGGNCRTIMVAAVSPSFMFYDDTYNTLKYANRAKDIKSSLKSNVVSLDSHISQYVKICNEQKKEIMMLKEKLRTYKEKASIHRSQDSSVISNHQQVEIQRYKEVLKNVFANREEIREEYLKLEMQLKVSTLKAYYQKQYHEQTQLICSEERIEKATCKRDHMLARLRTYCAHVQKKKEEKMEHFEENTNWLHRVETKMRLLDQGGCIPKELHEDLQCCHLNLEVKDLKAQIEHMLSLLSFQDQHYKQMEKVLNALLPVLRKQYLTLKEAGLTNTLTEAEFGEVEQLIQRQKSVVWADQTGDDEQKENRELDVSAIFAFPQLVNKQKTPCCSTSGTPSQEAKRNTQLVEFAVTPRKQTRRKLMDSPVKTPSSAASKHFSLCHLEDSLSKEVRPIVYTPESCRKPMQSSCSQTVVKQALHLTGLQETNECNTGFQLRKPSITDSVCDVILDCDEDRMDSTVILGEETSETNAISIDSSAKESQPCSDRILQRFGLSSLKNKNPASVLEKPSYMAMISAAERKRKVLR from the exons atGTCTGCTGCTAAAGAAGATGATGTCTGTAGCCACGTGAAAGTGGTTGTCCGCGTCCGTCCAGaaactcaaaaggaaaaagatggcAACTTTGCTAAAGTTGTTCATGTTGTTGACCAGCATATATTGGTGTTTGatccaaaggaagaagaatttaGCTTTTTTCATGGAAAGAAACTGACCCACAGGGATAttaataaaagaacaaagaaagaccttaaatttgtttttgatgctgtttttgcTGAAAATTCAACCCAGTTGGAAGTTTTTGAGCATACAACCAAAGGTGTACTTGATGGCTTCTTAAATGGATATAATTGCACAG TGCTAGCATATGGTGCAACAGGAGCTGGAAAGACTCATACAATGTTAGGCTCCCCTGAAGATCCTGGAGTGATGTATTTAACCATGATGGCACTTTATAATTGCATGGatcaaataaaagaagaaaaaatatgcaatgTTGCTGTGTCTTATTTAGAG GTGTACAATGAACAGATCCGTGATCTTCTGGTCAACTCAGGACCGCTGGCTGTTCGGGAAGATGCTCAGAAAGGGGTGGTGGTTCAAGGGCTAACATTACATCAG ccaaaatcAGCAGAGGAAATCCTTCAAATGTTGGATTAtgggaataaaaacagaacacaacatCCCACAGATGTGAATGCCTCCTCTTCTCGTTCCCATGCAGTCTTCCAG ATTTACTTAAGACAGCAAGACAAGATAGCTAGCATTAGTCAAAATGTTTGCATCGCCAAAATGTCCCTCATTGACCTCGCAGGATCTGAACGTGCCAGTGCTACAAATGCTAAGGGAGCTCGTTTTAGAGAAGGAGCAAACATTAACCGCTCCCTGCTAGCTCTTGGAAATATCTTTAATGCCTTGGCAGATCCTAAG AGCAAGAAACAGCACATTCCTTATCGAAACAGCAAGCTCACTCGTTTGTTGAAAGATTCCCTTGGAGGAAATTGCCGAACAATAATGGTAGCTGCTGTTAGTCCATCCTTTATGTTTTATGATGATACCTATAATACTCTTAAATATGCAAACCGAGCAAAGGATATCAAGTCTTCC TTGAAGAGTAATGTTGTTAGTTTGGACAGCCACATAAGCCAATATGTTAAaatctgcaatgaacagaagaaagag ATCATGATGCTGAAGGAGAAATTGCgaacatacaaagaaaaagcaagcatcCATCGAAGCCAGGAttcttctgtaatttcaaaCCATCAGCAAGTGGAAATACAAAG ATACAAAGAAgttcttaaaaatgtgtttgcaaACCGTGAGGAAATCAGAGAAGAATACCTGAagctggaaatgcagctgaaaGTCAGTACACTGAAGGCTTATTATCAGAAACAGTATCATGAACAAACTCAACTGATATGCTCTGAAGAAAGAATAGAGAAG GCCACTTGCAAGCGGGATCATATGCTTGCAAGGCTTAGAACCTACTGTGCACAtgtacagaagaagaaagaggagaagatgGAACATTTTGAGGAAAATACCAATTGGCTGCATCGCGTTGAAACCAAAATGCGCCTCCTGGATCAAGGTGGCTGTATTCCAAAG GAACTGCATGAAGATCTTCAGTGTTGCCATTTAAACCTAGAAGTTAAGGACCTGAAAGCCCAGATTGAGCACATGCTGTCTCTATTGTCCTTTCAAGATCAGCACTATAAGCAGATGGAAAA AGTTCTAAATGCTTTGCTTCCAGTTCTTCGCAAGCAGTATCTGACTTTGAAAGAAGCTGGGTTGACAAATACTTTAACTGAGGCTGAATTTGGAGAGGTAGAACAGCTgattcaaagacaaaaatcagtaGTTTGGGCTGACCAGACTGGGGATgatgaacagaaggaaaaccgTGAGCTAGACGTGTCAGCTATCTTTGCATTCCCACAACTTGTGAACAAGCAGAAGACCCCATGCT GTTCAACTTCTGGCACACCATCACAAGAAGCGAAGAGAAATACGCAACTAGTAGAATTTGCAGTAACACCACGGAAACAAACTAGACGAAAGCTAATGGATTCTCCAGTCAAAACTCCGAGTTCTGCTGCATCCAAGCACTTCAGCCTCTGTCATTTGGAGGATTCTCTCAGCAAGGAAGTTCGACCTATTGTATATACACCAGAATCTTGCAGAAAACcaatgcaaagcagctgttcACAGACTGTGGTAAAACAAGCATTACACCTGACAGGCCTTCAGGAAACAAATGAATGTAATACAGGTTTTCAGCTGAGAAAGCCCAGTATTACAGACTCTGTGTGTGATGTTATCCTAGACTGTGATGAAGATAGAATGGACTCAACAGTAATTCTCGGTGAAGAAACAagtgaaacaaatgcaatttcTATTGACTCATCTGCAAAGGAGTCACAACCATGCAGCGATAGAATTCTTCAaag GTTTGGtctttcttccttgaaaaacaaaaatcctgctTCAGTACTTGAGAAGCCCTCGTATATGGCAATGATTTCAGCTGCTGAGAGAAAACGGAAGGTATTAAGGTAA